aatatgtaaaaaattgcaACGTATAGTACTTttcgtttaatttttaaatatctatttttttattaaaatatcaaattaatgtaatctaatttaattttgaaaataaattaaattaaattttaaaaaacgtAATATGCCAAATAAAAATAGACTGGAGAGTACATatctttcaaattctttttgaGGGAATTTCAACTAGTACTATGTTACATAATTGAGAAAAAACAACTCTTTTGGTTCATTCCCTTCTTGATATTGTCGAAACCTCAAAAGTTTGAAACTATTGAAAAAGTCAACTTCTAAGATATAACCCTGAGGGGTAGCTCGACCGTAAAGGCCTGAGGATAAAGTCCTTCAAGTCGTCAATTTGAGTCTTAGCAGGGTCACTGAAGGTATTATAAATCGATCGTGTCTTCGGGGCTCCGTGAAACTAATTATGATACACTCGCCTTGAAATAACGGGACCCGATGGGTATAGTTAGTCGGGTAAGTAAAGCGATATTCGAAAACCAcggcaaaaaaaattaaaaaaattctaaagtATATCAGTAAAATGTTCACCATTTAATTTCTATCTTTATCagatagaaaaattatttctgACAAATTCTTGACAATATTCTTCTTTTACCTGAGTTTAGAATCGATATTATGAACAAACTTTCACTAATatagttaaataatatattaattcaataataacaataaatataatgtaATTCTATAAATATAGAGATTAGTAAAATATTCGCAGTTTTATTCCTATTTTTATAAGACAGAAAAATTGCTTTCAATACcctctaataattttttttgctttattaaATTTGAGATCGACAATGTAAATGatatttcttaaataatatgcctatatatataacaaaaagaaGGATAAAATGTGTCATATTTTGTGTCAGCATCTTCAAGTTCAATGAACATAAGAAGGCAAAGTGGAGGATTTAATATGGCTCACAtaccaaaaatcaaaacaaaattcaacCCTATTCATTTTGTCCCTACCTttaattaaatctttttttttctccaatattGGAATatgtctatttattttttaaattatatagatGGATGGTTGGGACAATATGTTAACAAAAAACTAAACTTAATTGTTTAGAATATGGTTTGGATGTTCTTGTGATGGTAGTTAAAATCACAATCAATATCCTTGAAACTTGGCTACTATCAAATCTTTAATATGATCATATCATTCGTCTAGATAATTTTCGACTGTTatagtaaaatattattatatatttaatttcattatgttatttttaatttttcgacATGTGCATTGTAAGACTCAAGCCTAACTCACactccaaaagctagctcatagAGAGGAGAATTGTTCAAGCCTTAAAGGAgttcacccatctcattaaccaccgatgtgaaactttgtcattctttaacaccccacctcacgcccagtgctcagcatctggtgcgtggacaattttgattttggagacctcaacatcgggtgagacgagCAGGATTGTCCTAGCCTTAAgttcacccatctcattaaccaccgatgtgagacttttgtcaatttttaacatatatatatatatatatatatatatacaaaacattattttaaattttgttgaacTTTGAGGTGatagatattatttaattgttatttgcAACATTTGTAACAACATGACCGCATAGCGCAGTGGATTAGCGCGTTTGACTTCGGATCAAAAGGTCGTGGGTTCGACTCCCACTGTGGTcgcttattttatttttaattttacgaATTTAACTGAACTCAGTGCTAGGGCCAACTCGAAGCCCTTTTTAGCTTTTGCGGATTCAATCAAACTCAATACTCGAGTCAATTCGAGCTATGTGTATATAAACACACATTATAATCACGCTCGTTCTGAATCTGACAACTTTAACTGTTTTGTGAATTCAATTAAAATTGATCACTAGTATTAACTCAAAGCAtcaattatatgtatatacacacacGTATATCCCTCGTCGAATTCGCCTCGGCTCCTATCTTCATGTGGTGTAACATTCACTATTACGTAAAGGAAATTTCCTCACATGCCATTGATTTATACAATCGGTGCATAGAATATAAACTCTTACGTTCACGATGTCTTCTAAGAGCCCTCTAAATTATGCTACAATAATGCTCATTGCTTGTAACATTCAAGCTATAGACACAAAGGAAAGCAAGTAAACATTTCATataagaaaaaacaaacaatttttCTAGTATACTACAAaaatacaaacattttaaccattacactaaataaataactataatAGTGATAAGCAACATACATATTTTAGTTGCTTATTcacattataaatgaatttcaaagctactattcataaatttcaaataaagatTACTTGAACGTCTGATTTGTTTGGAACTGAGTCGTATCTGTTGTAGTACTTTCAAGAATTTGGAACAAACACTCCAATGTAGCCAAATCCAGCTACAAGAAACGCTACGCCTTGCAAGAATAAGTATATGTAGAATCTATTTTTTTCGAACGAGTAGTCGTACCATCCACAAAGCATAAGGTACAACCCTACGAAAACCTCCACGAAATGTACCTTGTTGTACCACTCTCCAATCCGAAAACGAGACTTCCTTGATGCTTTCGTGCTTGTTTTTGCCTTGATTCCATCTCCTAATTTCTCCGTCACGACCCATTCGTTAACCCTCCCTACCTCAAATAGTCCGATGAACGTTGCCCTCGTTCGATGAAGGGACATTACATTCTCAAACAAGATCCAGAAAATCAATAAATAGAATGATCTACACATCAAAACGAACGAAACaagaatcaagaaaataatcaaaatttgaaataattaagaCATCAAGCCCAAGTGGCAAATTAAATCTGTGAGGTCTATTGGACCATACAACAGACTAAATAACAATACGTGTCATGGACTCGAATCACGAGacaaattgtttattttatttaccttGGAGTCCCTACAGCATTGAGTAGGGTAATTGTTGAAGGAATATACACAGCACCCCATATAGGAACTTGAACTTCAGGGATCAAAACAGTGGTAGGGATAAtaacacaataaaatataaatgtaacAATATGTGCAATGATTTTTCTCACAAAAAAGAAGCTGTAGATCAAATAAAACCTCTTCCATATTGACACTTTCTGCAAatatcaaagttaaaaaaaatatatattatcaattatcatattatcaGGTCACGTAGAAGATATATAACACTACATGAAAAAATAGTGTATACTATAACCAAAACAGTTTTTAGCGCCAATtgatatacatattcataaagaGTGTTAAAATATTTACCGATATTAGCTAATTGCTATTGAATTCAATGTCGCTATAGACTTTGGGGACAGTACAAAGAAtgttaattgccgctaaaaatatatatttagtgacAATTAAACTATTGAATAATTTTTGGTGTAGTGGTAGCGCAAAAAATATAGCAGGTCAATTACATGCTACACTAggtaaaaatatatacttataaatCACTTCTATTTACGCAGGGTCGAAAGAAGATCGTACCCCAAAAAAGTAATGTAGGCAGTCGACCCTGACACAAATATAGTGAATGATCGCGCGCCCAAACAACTTAACTCTATCGTTGCTTCAAGGTTTCATTTCACTAACAATATAGTGTAGTATTTAAGTGTAAAATTATTATACTACTAGTGTATACAAGTTAAATCCGTcgaaattttcatttttttcatgttaaattactaaacaaaaagGGTTATATGGCTTATAACTCACCTTATTTGAAGCAATTTCCCCAACCATTTTCTTGAAAAGATTAGCAGGTCCACAAGACCATCTATGTTGTTGATAACGATATGCCTTAAAAGTACTTGGCAATTCATTTTTcacctaattaaaaaaaaaatcaaaaatcgaAAAATTAGAAACGCTTAAGTTAAGCGATATAGATAGTGAATATTCATATAATCGATCTTTAACGTATTTGAGATTCAATGAtagttattattcatatatGTGTAATAATCTATAACGAATTTAATACTATTTTACTTACATTATGTAAGATTATGGGACCCTTTTCATCCTATTCTTTAACTTAAATTTAACTTCCAatcatttgttgttttttttttacaaagtgTTTGTTGAAGTTACttctaaagaaaaatgatttctGACATAGTTCCACTTATTTAtgcaaattttttaatttttttatacgcATAGTTTACTTTATAcatcaattcaaaattcaaagttaGTACGTTTAGAAACGAATGtgattttactaatttattacttttacaCACTGCTTGGACTGAGCTATACCCGTTTCTATTCAATTAAAGACGTTCATGCCATAAAATGGGACTAAAGGTCCCATATTCccctatttttgaaaatatatacatatgattcGAACAGAAAGCAATATGTTTAGTTGAACTTACAGAACTCGTTCTGAACGTACCTTTAGGTCACCAATGTAGACGAATTTCCAGCCTTCGAGACCGGCTCGAACGGCGAGATCCATGTCTTCCACTGTTGTTCTATCTTTCCATCCTCCAGCTTCATTAAGAGCTGAAATTCTCCACACTCCAGCAGTGCCTTTCAAATTAAAACGAATTCGTGATGATTTATAACGTACTGAATATCATCCACTATAACAGTAAAGTCAATAGTTCACGTTAAAGTAATTGAACTTTCTTTGTTGTACATATAGCCTTACCATTGAAGCCAAAAAATGCATGAGTTGATGATCCAACTTCTTGTTCCACTTTGAAATGGTAATCAAGTGACATTTCTTGCATTCTTGTTAACAAACACTCATCAGAATTCACTGCAATTAATTACaaccattattttttttccgTCAAGATCTACCATAATTACAAAGATGGTCACACAATTCAACAGAAACTCAACGCCATGCACAAAAAGCACGTTAACAAACAATgtgtatgcagaccttacctttaccttagaggtagagaggttgtttctgtTAGCCACTCGGCTCAAggaaaaacaaatcaaatcaatCACAACAAAGCATGTTGAACAATAACTACAAACAAAATGATAATCAAAGTAAAAGAAACAACAGATCGATAATAACCAAGAAACTATAAGAGTAATACTACGACTACTAGTATAGAAGGAGTAGCTAGACATTCAACGCTCTACTACCTGCTAACCTGCTACCCCTAATACGTGTTACAGAGAAAAAGGCATTTACCGAATTTCCATCGAGCTTGAACGAGTCCGATTTCGGGGTTGTGTACAAGAAAAGGGACAGTTCTCAACAAGAAATCAAATTCAGGTTGAAAGTCAGCATCAAATATAGCTACAAAATCACACATTTTGACATAATTATGCTTCATTCCTTCCTTCAATGCCCCTGCTTTGTACCCTTTTCTATTGTCTCTtatttcatatttgatattCACACCTTTACTTGCCCATCTCTTGCACTCTTGTTCCACCATTACCTATAAAAACACTCTATCACGTCATCgaaaagataataataacatGCTACAACGGGtaaaaattataagtattttttatacTATCAATGTATAATATAAGTTAATCGTTAGGTTATATATATCGATACAATTAATGTAGATTAAAATGTAAAAGTAGGTCATTTAAAAGGTATATATATAGCTTAAACTCTTTGAAAATATTGTTGACCGGGCGTTGGATCTTCCAGCATTGTTGGAGGATAGAAACAAGTACGACACGACAATATTTTTAGAAAGTCCGAGCAACACAACGTTTACCTAGTTTATGAGGTTGCTACAAATTTACCAATTTAagtaatttgatatttttaggatattttctctttaaaaaacaaaacgttttaaattattttttcttcatacaAAAGGAAAATTAAGGTATTAAATTGGACCTTAATAATAGGATCAGTTGaatcatcaagaacttgaatTAATATTCTATCAGCTGGCCATGAAAGGTTACAAGCAGCTCCAATAGACAATTGATATACCTACAAATAAACAATTTACAAGAAGATTTTAACTTCGATAGCATAAATGAATTTTTACACTATCAGATCACCTAAAATATGAGCGATCGTCAATATAACACGTTCATTATAATTGAGATTAGTGAGTCGATAAGTAAGACAAATCATACGAAAAGTTCTATAAGTTCCAAGATCTTCTTAGGTCaacataatgaaaaaatatattaaaatattggtCAATAATAACCACAACTATATTACGCCTCAGTCTCAAATAGATTACGATAGGCTGACAACCAACATAAAATTTGTCATGAATTTTCATAATACAAAAACTTCTTAAAATGTTGATCGAAGAAGTTCATATAATTTGAATCTGGACAAGCAAATTGAAAATGTGTATTACCTCTC
The window above is part of the Solanum pennellii chromosome 5, SPENNV200 genome. Proteins encoded here:
- the LOC107020695 gene encoding glucomannan 4-beta-mannosyltransferase 9-like, with the translated sequence MDLNIYFDHGITSQIGLFWQQVRAPLLVPFLKIMVILCLAMSLMLFVDKVYMGIVIVFIKILRKKPEKKYKWEPIKDDLELANSSYPMVLIQIPMYNEREVYQLSIGAACNLSWPADRILIQVLDDSTDPIIKVMVEQECKRWASKGVNIKYEIRDNRKGYKAGALKEGMKHNYVKMCDFVAIFDADFQPEFDFLLRTVPFLVHNPEIGLVQARWKFVNSDECLLTRMQEMSLDYHFKVEQEVGSSTHAFFGFNGTAGVWRISALNEAGGWKDRTTVEDMDLAVRAGLEGWKFVYIGDLKVKNELPSTFKAYRYQQHRWSCGPANLFKKMVGEIASNKKVSIWKRFYLIYSFFFVRKIIAHIVTFIFYCVIIPTTVLIPEVQVPIWGAVYIPSTITLLNAVGTPRSFYLLIFWILFENVMSLHRTRATFIGLFEVGRVNEWVVTEKLGDGIKAKTSTKASRKSRFRIGEWYNKVHFVEVFVGLYLMLCGWYDYSFEKNRFYIYLFLQGVAFLVAGFGYIGVFVPNS